In Lathyrus oleraceus cultivar Zhongwan6 chromosome 2, CAAS_Psat_ZW6_1.0, whole genome shotgun sequence, the DNA window TGTGTACCCGGTACCGGTACTTTGTCTAAAATAGAGTACTCATGCTTCACAGGCCCTGTAGATAGATTGATCTGATCAGATAGTTTGACAACTACTGAATTGTAATCCAAGTCTAAGTCCTTGAGTGTTTGAATCGTCAAATCAAAGTTTGACATAGGTGCACCTGCAAGCTTCAGTTTGTCACCAAGATTCTTCATTTTGACAAGATATTCTTCCATCTTCAGCTCTTCTATTTTAGTAGGGTGAAATTCAGATTTGAGGTCTATGATAACGACAAAACATTATATGTTAATATCGATACTGGTATTCACCATTTTTTTTATTCACCGTTTTCATATTATATAGAATAAATTGTAATTAATTTATACCGTGATAATTACAATCAATGTTGGCATACTTACACCAGTCAAAATCGCAAAAGTCTTTATGCGACCACAACTCTTTTTAAAAATCTTGATGTTACTCGAATTAGTATTCACTCATATATAATCTTTGGGTTTTGCTAACTTATGTCCCAAGGGCATAAATTAAGGTTActattattaaaaaaaattatgtggaataaaataaaattttaaattttaaaaaatcaagTACACGTATTTCAAGAAAATATTTCTATAAATGTATCATTAACTTATGCCCTTGATGCACATGTTAGCCTTAACCATAATCTTTATCTAAACTAATTAAGTCATAATTTAATATCTAGGACATTGAAACTAATTAGTAGTAATTAACTACTGAATTACTATGATATACATTCCCTTCTAAATATTCATAGATAATCAATTTAGCTACTTCCACTAACTAATTTAGTTTACACTTACAAAAATACTGTAAAAGATTAATTAGATAATTATAATAATAAGAAGAAAACTAATTAGCAGTGAAAACCTATAACGGTTCCATCCGCGACGGCGATGGCGACTCTGCATTCAGCTTTCGCCTCCACATGATGACTGAACAGATTCAACACTCTCACCCTTCCCGCCATCTCTATCGTCGACTCAATCTCCATCGTCGGCCCAACTCTATTAACTCCATCAGAACTATTTCCCTCCAACCCCAACGGAAGCGACTGAACGGTAAACGTGGCGGCCATGTATTCCGTTCTCCTCGCATTGATCTTCCCGGCGGGAACAAACATGAAACCGATTTGTCTTCCATAGCAGAGAAGCTGAAAGGAGCTATCGTAGTGTGAGAACGTTCCTCTGTTAGGGTTTCTAACGGAAGCGTATTGGGAGAAAGTTAAATTAGCTGATGTGCCGTTGTTTGTGAGGGAGAAGGAAGGGAGTTGGACGGCGGTGACGGAGATTTTAGGATCCTGTGGTTTGAAAAGTGTGAAGTAAAgagtgaagatgatgatgaagacgaagactAAGAAAATGGTGGCGACGACACATGAGGCGAGGTTGGTGCGGCTTGACGGTGGTCTTTCAGGTTTGGTCATCGTGATGATTTTGAAGAAAGGATCTAAGTTTAACTAACTAGTAGTAAAAAAAACTAGTGTATCTATCTATGTATCTATATAAGGACATGTGTCAGGATGTTAAAATGCAGGGGCACATGTGTGGGACCTTATTTGTTTGTTGTGTTGCTTTCGGTCCAAGCCTGTCAATTTTTGTCTTGTAGTGTAGGGTTTCTTTTACTTTTGGTGTTTCTTTAATGTGCTCTTCACTATACTGTATGCACTAGTGCTATCACAAGAGTCTATAAAAAAATATCTAGTACTAGAATTTTAGTGCATGATTGGTATTGAGCCAAACCACATTGAGCTAATGTGATTTGGCAGTAGCTAGTGTTTGGATATGCTTCATTGAAAAACAACATCAATCTCACTTCCCTTATAATGGATATGGAGCCTCTTCTACTCTTTTGTGTTGCCATCTCTCCTTTTCCAATCCAATGGTTGATTGATCCTCAAAGAAAAAATAACATATAAGAAAAGAAACAGCATGCATAGATTTTCCCATTAATATACTTCATTGAATTGCAAACTTATGTTGAGTGTTTCTTACAACCAAAAATTAAATTTAAGGgttttcaatttttgtttttcatcaAAACTGTAATGGCTAAAAAAGTGTTTGAATTTAATTTAGTTGTTCCAAAATTACTGAAAGCCAAATTCTTTTTGCCTCAAAATTTAGGATGGTTATGCCCACAAAGGGATGCAGATGATCAAACCGCAAACAGATTTAACAATATACAGTTATTTTTATCTTTACATATTCTTAAAGTTGAACATGCATGTGAACTTTATGATAATTTTACATGATAATTTTAGGACTTTATGCAAATCTCAGTAGATTATTATATCTTACTTTCATGTAAATCTCAAGGATTCgatttttttttcttcatttttccTCAGTACCAAAAAGGAGTAAAACGTCCATTTCAAGAAGCATATAACATAACCCAAATCATTTTATTATGTACACCAGACATTTCCAACTCCTATGTCTGTTCCAAACATCACAAGATCTCAGTACAATATAAATATACATCTTATTCATACTCTTTTTTTATAACTTCTGTTCCAAATGGCAATACAAATCTTATGGGGTTGATTGGGTGATTAATAGGCAATCTAATCCGACCTATAGGTCCAAAACACCTCTCACCTTCTTATACAACCCTCAAGTCCATTCAAATATATATGGACTGGTAATCTTCATTTAATACATACGTACATGCATTATTATACCTATGAATcagaaagaaataaaaaaaagtCTATAGCGAAAGCTCACCAAGGCGGGAATCCATGATCTGCGATACAATTTCGAGAAAAACAGATTCATTCATGCCAGGGAGCAATGATTCCTGGGCTTCAAAAACAATCTCCTCAATTACTGATTTTTTGTTCAAATTTTCCCTACACATGACGTTTCCAATGGCATAAGGAGTGAGACCTCTCTCAACCCCTTTCTTCAATAACATTGTGGAGAGGCGGAGTGTCCTTGCACACTCAACTGGAACATTCCAACCATAATATTTCAGAAGTTCGATGTCTTTTTCAGCATCCAGAGTCTTTATATAATCAACTGTATCAGGAGAGTATGGCTGACGCGCTTGAGGCCAGTAAAGCCAATCAAATGTGCAATCTTCAAACTGCAGACAGAAAAAAGATATGTTGAGCCCATACATTCAACAATAAAAAGACTCACTTTTATGTATCAATGGATTCAATGTAATATCCAAATACAATCCTGACAATAAAGATATAACATGTTGTTGACAAGAATATTATTTGCATATTTGATTAGGATTGTATGTATCAAGGAATTCAATGCAACATTCAAATACAATCCTAACAATAAAGAAATAGAATGTCGAACCACCTTTGGAAATAGTATGTTGATCCACCTCATACCATATATAAGTTGAAATTGCCATCTGAGTCTCAACTTGGTTCAGAAACTCTCACTTCTTTAATTTAACATGTATTAATACATATAAACATTGTTATTGAGATTTACAAGTCATTCGCTAATCCAAAATAGGACTAAATACTTCATTCATGCGCTGTTTGCATGCATCCAATCTACTCTTGTTATTATAACAACCATGGTTATTAAGTTTCAATATCTATTGGTTTTTAAACAATAGATTCTCATATCATTTAAGTTAAAATTGACATCTGCATCTCAATTGGTTCAAAAGCTCTCTTACTTCTCTAATTAAACATGTATCAACATACATCAACATTGATATTGAGACTTACAAGCAATTAGTTAATCCAAAATAGGACAAGATATCACATTCACACACTGTTTGCTTGCATCCAATCTACTTTTGTCATCATGATAACCATGGTTATCAATTCGTGAATCGGAAGACTTGATAATGAACGGTAAGATATATTACCAAAAAATTATGTATCTATTTTAAGGTAAGAACAAGTGACATGACAAACCATCAGTTTATGTATCATACATGAATTTCAATAATCAAATTATAAATAAAATGACAAAAGAAAATAGATCATATCGAAGATAGATCCACAATATAGATTCATGTCGGTTGAGATTTGTTTTTTCATCAACATGAGATGATTAATACTTGCGTGATAATAGCTGTCATAATTATCATGAAATACTTGTCAACCAGAAGATAGAAAGCATGATAATTGATAATGCATAGGAAAAGAAGCAAGAAAGTGAAATGGTTGGCTTACTTTCTCAGGAAGACAGTAGCCATGATCAATGGGAATGAGCAGAGTCTTGCCACTTGACTCTTTTCTAAACAATATATTCCCTGCGTGCCTATCTGCATTAGCCATTCTTATATCAAGCACACTGATCCTATGCACCTCTTCCACAGGAAAAGCACCAGGTCCAATATCCTCACAATTCCCATCATTACTCATAAACTTCTGTAAAGATCCCACCTTCCGACCCATCATCAAAGAACCACAATCCCCATCATTAGGGTAGTTATAGTTAAACGCTTCATGTGAACACCGAACCAAAACAGTAGGCGGAACACCAGCAAAACCAACCGCTTCGCCAGTCACCAAACGCGGGCCAGACTTTGGATGATCCAGTATATAGGCTGCAACTTCTCTCACAGCTCCTTCTCCAACCTTTGTCCCTCTCTTTAAACCCTCTCCATTCGAGGAAACGGGCAATCCACGGGGATTATTAACAGCCATTGGTTCCTCGTCAATGGGTTTGAAAACAGAAACATATTCCACACCTCTTGAATCTTGCATAAAGTAAGCCCCACCTGTTCCTTCAGAAGATCTAACAGgtttatttccatttttcaaaCCATTAAAAGTTGAATCTATGATATCCCAAAGGAAAGGAAAAAAATTGATCCTAGGAATAACAAAAAACGGCTCTAACCAAAAATCAACACCGCCACAGGGTTGTTCTTCTATAACCTTAACTACCCCATTCTGATTGTGATCCTCCGCAACAACAGAAAGCTCCAAATCCTTATTACCAGCAACCTTAGCCTTAACTTTTGCGGATTTCTTAACAATGAGATGAATAACATCATCATCATTCTTACAAATATCATCAAAAATTCTCTTGTCATCAAGCTTGTGGCCACAGCAGAAAAACTCTTGTTCATCCTCAACAAGATCAATAAAACCTTTCCCCTTTCTCTTAATACAATGCTTAAGATACGCTACATTTCTGTGCCGATCAACTTTTAACTCGAACTCTTTACCGCACGTTGTCCTGACAACAATGAAAATCATATCAGACAAACgaagaaccatatgaacaacaTTCCCAGCAGTAACACCGTATTCCTTAACAAGCTTATTATTCCGCGCTAACTCTCTGCCATTCGAAACCAGCATCTGTTTCTTCTCGGAAACACCATTGCGCGTCTGAATCCTCATTTTCACGGAAGCAATGGAATCGGATTCGAGAACGCGCATGGGCGTAACGGCACCGTCGACGGTAAGATAGATCAAAATAGATTCGCTAGAACAACGCGCAATTCGTTCTTGCCGGTGAAATTGCGAATTTGCCGATTCTTTTAAAATCGGTCTGAGAGCAACACCAGCAACCGACATAgttcaaaaaaataaaaataaacctAATTTTTTTGATTTAGCAGAAACGAAAGAAAAGTGAAATGGATGCAATTAACTGAAGGAAATCATGAAGAAGGAAGGATCGATGTAATTTGAGGAGATTTAGTAAAGAAAAAAATTGTAATAGTTTCTACATCGGTGGATTCTTACCGGGCGAAGGGAAAGAATCAAAGAGAAATGTGGGAAGAGAGAGGTGTTAAAAGGAATTAGGTTGGGGAAGTTAGATTTCCAGCGAAATGCGGTGTTTTCGGCGATGTTATCTGCTCAATTTAACTTTCTTTGAAAAATGCAGAACGGTATTCTAGCCGTTGCTTTTTATAAAAAGACTATATTGACTCCTATAACGGGAACatctctttttcctttttcataACATAGAAAATGAGGTTACCGACTCACTAGAAGAAGCGTACTTGTTTTATTAATTATGTCATTATTTATGTCTAGTTACTTAGTATATGAGTGTCTATTCACTTGGTGTTTGTGGtaagaaaaaaaatgaaagatATTAAAGAAGGTCATTCACATTTATCTTGATTTTGCTTGGAATTATATAACTAAATTATCATATTCAATTTGGTCTTTAAAGAATATTTTCATCATCCATTAAGATGTTGCATAAGTGTCTTTGAGCTTGAAAaacattactttgtaacaaaaaTTATCATATTCAGTCATGAAGATCGTTTTGCACAATCTTTTGGATCCATGTGTATCTGGTTATAACGAGAATACACGTTCATGACTGATAGAAGTTTGATGTTGAGTGATTTATCTACTAATCTATCAATGCTAGTGGGAGAGTATGTGTCCCTTTTGACAAACTTGATTAAGATTAGAGTACTCAACGCACTTTCATTATTCATTATTAGATTTCTTAATAAGGAAAATATTTAACAACCAAAAGGTATATATTTAGCTTTAGTTACAAATTTGACTTATTAGCGGCCTCAACCTTCTCAATGGTATGTTATCTTCGATGTTGAGCCACATATTAGGTGTTCTTTTATATAGACATGGAATGGAAAGAAACTCCATAGTCGATGTATGACATATCACTAGACATCCGCATGAATGAGTTTGTGCTCTTCTTATGGCATTTGATGAGTTGATTTTTTACATCTTCGAGTAAATCGGTCCCAATCTTCACAGTCTTTGAAGGGTCGGACGCCAACGATGCCTCCATTAATTTTTCGTTGGGCTTCAGTCTTTCAATCTTCATTCTTTTCTCAGGGTAAACATCTCTTCATTTTGGACATCATCTTTTATGAGCTTCGACTCCAATCATGCATCGATATCATCTTATCTCAAACTTTGAGGGACACATGATCCATGTCGGCCTATAAAGAGTCATATAGttcttctttttcctttccattttTTAATTCATTATAACTCTTTAAAGTAGCAAGGAAATACAAGTGACACACTTCCAAGCCGGCCTCGATGGTGGCCAACTCATATTTACCCATGTgatattttcatttttaagtGGACCATTAATGATACAACCACAAACTGTGCCAAAGTTTGACATCTTATGATACACATGTACATGAACTTGCAATTGACTACCAAAAACTTAGTATTAACAACTCTCATTGATTTATGTTTCCCAAAGGTCACAAGAAACTCTACATAACCACATATCTTGGTTATTGAACTATTTAAGCCTTGAAAGTCAAAGTCATTGTAAGATATTAAGTGCTTGTGGTGAGCTAGAGTATATGGAATAGCTCAATATACATAATGTCATAAGAATTTCCTTAGTCCATTAGCACccaaaaaaattcataatttgTCATGATAATTCCCACAAATAGTAGTACTAAGTTTATCATCTCCTCATTATAGAAATATGTTAGTCGCCTCTTCTTAATTTTAGGCTCACCGTCTTGTTTGTGTGCTCATGCAATCATTACACTCAACTTTCTTTTCACTCAACTATATGATGCTTGTTGAGAGTTGGGTAACCCTTATGACACCACATGAGCGATTCTCATGTGACTCTAATTCTTCATTGAACACCATTTGCAAATACGTTAACTAAAATCCCTTAACAAGAAGTAGAGATCTTCTCGCTCATGCTCATAATGGAAAGAGTGTCCTCTCATTGGCTAAACATCCCCATATATACAACTAAGCTAACAATAAATATTATTCACAATTATCATTAGACCCTTTCTCCTATGTAATCACATTTGAGTTCTCGATCTTTCTCATGAGATGGGGGAATTTTGGCACGACTTGTGCTTTTTAGCCGCCTGTTTGTTTCATGGTGTGAATTTTGTAAACCTTCCCTTTTGTATCAAGTTTTCTATATTATCTTTCAATTAGATGCAATCCTCATTATTATGCATGTGATTATAGTGAAACCTTCAGTATTTTGAATTGTCTATCCTAGCGTGATCTCGAACTCTCTTGTGGAACATTCAAGGATGTGTACTCCTTATACCTCTAAGGGGGTGGACCTCTATTATCCTTTACAAACTTCCAACTTTTTTGTTTCTCCATCTCTTACTTGTTCTAACTTTCATATATAAACTTGTTGGTTTCCAACATATCCCTATTCAATATGAAGTTCTTTGCCCATTTAAGCAAATCATTTAAATCCATGGGTTCACCAATCTCAATATTCCCAACATACGTTTTACCCTTATGGAACCCTTGTCACAATAGGTATCTTTTCATTCTATCATTTGTGTCTTTCACTAAGACGGTCTCCTTGTTGAATTTGTCAATAAAACTTCCCAACGGCTTGTTGGGTGAGGTACTTTCACGGCCCACCCTTCTTTTTAGGGCTTATAATCTGTCCACAGTCATTGGTTAGATTTGGTAGATAGTAAAGTGGGATGTGAAGCATTTTTAGAGCCCGGTCCATAATTTATATATATATGCCTTAATCCATTAAACTATGGTATCTATCATACCTTCAATGTAATGACAAATAAATTGTACTTGAAGATCCTTTGGGAAGGGGTAGTCGTTATTGTAAGAGGGAATGTGTTTCTCTAAGGGATTTCTTCTTCATACCTCTATCTTTATAAAGATTAAGAATAACGACTAAGTTAGGATGCAAACTTTTCATTGTGTACATGCCCTTCATTTTTTCATGAAGGTGAAATTGGACCTTTGCGTCTTCCTCTATGACGATTATTATATTTGCTTGACTTTGTGGGTGACTTCCTTATTCTTCATGATGATATGTGATCAAAGGGTCCATATAAGAAGGATTCATGCCTTAGAAAGCGAAATACCAATGACGTGTTCCTGAGCTTTGGTTCTCTTGAATCTCCATATATTAAAAAAGAGCCCTCTAATTCAAAAATCCTTCTTCTTAACAATTAGACATGAACTTCTTAGGGGGATGAGGAAATTATAATGACATAATCCTAATTTGGGGATATGTTTCTCGCAATCTCTTTGGCTAGGTGAGTTGTTGGCTGAGTTCTATGGTGTTGTGTTGGTTTTGGGTCGAATTTGCATAACAAACGATGCATCCGCTAGAAAATCATATCTCGTGAGTGTGCCATTTTAGCGGGTTAAGAAGGGTAGGCGAACTAGTGGATTCAAGTTGAAAATTAATGGCTAGGGAAAAACAGGGTGGGTTGTTTTTCCACATTTACTTTTGTTTGCAATTAAACAAAATAATATATTATTGTTAAACTTTTTTTATCAAGTACTAATATTAGGCTAAACTATTTTTTCCATATTACTTTTATGGTTCATTGTGCCTTTCAAAGAGATCATGAGCCTAAGGGATTGAAGAACACATATTCAAAGAAAAGGTATTGTGATTTTAATTGGTTGGAAATATTTTTATGAATATAATGCGCTTAATTATTGATGAGGAAGCTCAAGCAGAGGGATGTTGTAAAGATAAATCCAAATGTGATTGTTTAATATGTACAACATATATACAATTTAGCGTGTGTGCATGTATAATTCCAAAGAAATTGTTGCATAATAAATTAATTAACTTTGATGAAATTCACATTCACTAAAAGATGTTGTAATTCGACAATGGAGATGAAGACTTCTAGGAAGGTCATTTAAATATATCTCTTCTTTCATTGTGGATTGATCTTCATATTCACTTATATGATACTATATTTATTTTGTTGTATataaaattcaaattttcttaTTCTATTACTGGTATATTTCAGATTATAGAATCTCAACATGAATTTTGCATGTCCATATCCTATAATCTGAAATATACGAGAAATAGAATGGACATTTGTTAAATAAATTTATCTGAAATATACGAGAAATAGAACGGACATTTGTTAAATAATTTTAACACATTTTTATGAACTACATGTTCGATTTAACATTGAAGATATTATGAAGGTGCATATGAAATAGTTGTTTAGTCAATTTTCTTTTCTATAAATAACTCTAATATGTCCACCTACAAATAAGGTTAAAATAAAAGACGCACTAATAAAAGGTTGTTCAATTCGGTATGATCATTTTACTAAACTTTCACCATATTTATTTGAACAAGTTGACTATTTGAATCCATATACATCAATTTTATAGTGAAGTCATGTTTCTCAACTAGAAAGAATGAACGTCTTAGTAATCAATCACCTTATCCTTTTTCAGCGGAACGTAACTACCCAATCAAGATGAACTTACTTTATTTATCCATCAATATTTAAAACTGTGTTCGATGTTGAAAGAGTCTGCCACTGAGGATTCCATGTTGTTTTCAGTCTACTAGGTCCTTCTGTTGAATCTAATTTCATCATTTGTCTTGATCTTATAATAGAGCTAAATATTAATGGTAATAATTATCTCTAATTATTTGGATCGGAAAGACAATTCAATAAAGGCAAGCACACTTTGACTCCTACACGAATTGGCTCAATACTTCAAGATAAATGGATGCTTATTCTAGACATGGGACTTCTTATTACACATAAATATAAAAATGATGTGGTTTCTATTGTCCATATGATATTCTTAAACAATTTTTCCATTACAAGGTACACCAAAAGAAAATGAGTGACTCATTTGGCTTTAATACGTGAATAACAATCTTTTCATGCAGGTAAATTATCTTATATTCTTAATTTATATTTAATGTTGTGTCGTTCGTTGTGGGTAATATATGATATTGGAACATTATGTCAATATTCAAATATAGAGAGATGgatttgaagaaaaaaaattaagtCTCACATTGTGTGTTAGTTGAAAAAACTCATTAGTCTCACATTGCTTAGGTGAGATATCTTAGCTAACTTACTTCATTGTATAAGAAAATTCCCCATTTCATTCCAAAACACATGAAAAACTCATTTTGTTGAGATTTTCCTTACTCACTCTCATAACTCTGCGTCTTTTGAATTGTCGAAGTACCAACTTTTTCCCCTTTTTGTCTACTCGTTGAGTTTTTCGAGTATTTTCTTGAATTCTCTATAGAGAATTATGTTAATTTCTCCTTATTTGAGTTGAGAAATTATACGTATTGATTTTTGGATTCTCTTTGgagaattatttaaatttttCTTGTTTGAGAAATTATTTTGAGTGGTCAAATGACCATTGTTGAATTCTCTTTGGAGAATTATTGGAATTTCTCTTGGTTTGAGAAATTCATATGAGTGGTTGTTATATCAGATATTGTGGTATTTATACCATATTCGAATGGTCTTTGTACTATCAGAGAGTGTATTCCTAGACTGATTATCAATTGTGCAAGTAGTAATCGTACAATATAGAACTAAGTTGTTTTATCTTGGAAGTAGCGCGGTAGTTCGACTACTTTGCATAATTTTGGACAGTGCCACAAAACATCTTAAAGAGGGTAACTTAGTCTATGACTCGACCTGATAATTTCTTTTGTGGTTGACTTTCAAAACCGTGAAACAACAATTTTAAGATGTTTCAAAAATTTCCATGGGTACCAAAGAAGTTATTGGTAACATTGCGTCCGCTGTCTCTGACAAACCATTCAAGTTTGAGGGTCTTCACTTAAAATGTTGCCAAGctaaaatgaaaaaaaattctAACCTTAAATATGGTCGCCAATGTTCTGATTGAGGATAGTCTTATTGCTCCTTCTGGGTCAACCGAACAAAATAATGGTAAGAACTCTGTAGAGTCATGTGGAAATGCTAAAACTGACGAATTTGCTGCGAGTGATTTACAACTCAGGAAAGAAATCGCCATATGGCATCAAAATGACTATCACTGCAAAAATCACATTCTGAACGTTCTTGTTGATGATCTATATGATTATCACAGCAACTGCAAGACTGCTAAACATGTATGGGAAGCTCGGCAAAAGAAGTATGATACCAAGGAAGCTGGAACAAAGAAGTATGTTGTAAGCCGCTACTTAAAGTATCAGATGGTAAATGAAAGTCCTGTGGAAGCACAATGACACAAACTTCAAAAAATTGCTCATGAAATAATTACAGAAGGTATGCCCTCGACGAACAATTTCAAATTGTTGTTATCATTGACAAATTGCCCCCTGGTTGGAAAGATTTTAAAATTTTACTTCGGCACAAAACAAAAGAGTTTTCAATCGAGAGTCTGATCACTCGCCTTCGAAATAAAGAGGAAGATAGGAGACAAGATCAGAAAGATGAAGTCTTAGTTGTTTCTAACAACAAAAAGAGATTCGATGAGGTTCTGAAGCCTAAAGGCAAACCATTAAAAAATCAGAACCACAATGATGTGAACTGAATTAAGAATGAGAATCTCTTTAGGGCCTCATCTGCTCTGATTTCTAGGAAATAACCATAACCTCAAATAAATATGCTCTGGTATTAACTTGCTTTAATTGTGGGAAATCAGGTCATATGGCTAAGAGATGTAAGAGCGGGCCTAAACTTGTTGGCTATAATGCACAAGTTAACCTGACTGGTGAGCAATTCATTACTTTGATTATTAAAATCAACATGACTGATGAATCTGATGGTTGATGGATAGGCATTGGCTCTTCTCGTCGTGTCTGTTATGATCGTGCAATGTTCAAAATGTACACGAATAAGGAAGTGTTTTGGGGAGTTGTCCACACCACTAATGTTGTCGGTATTGAAGAAGTGGAACAAAGTCCAACTCTAAAAATACTTTAATATTGAAGGATGTCATGTATACTTCAGAGATTATAAAGAATCTTGTTTATGGTTTTCTTCTGAAAAAGACAGGGTTTAGTCAGTCTATTGGGATAGATTTATACGCAATCACTAAGAATGATATTTTTGTGAATTTACTAGTTTAAGATTTTAGTGAGATTGAAAATCAATTTAGTAAGAAGATTAAGAGACTTCATAGTGATAGGGGAATGGAGTATGATTATGGgttatttaattaattttatata includes these proteins:
- the LOC127120822 gene encoding uncharacterized protein LOC127120822 isoform X5, with translation MTKPERPPSSRTNLASCVVATIFLVFVFIIIFTLYFTLFKPQDPKISVTAVQLPSFSLTNNGTSANLTFSQYASVRNPNRGTFSHYDSSFQLLCYGRQIGFMFVPAGKINARRTEYMAATFTVQSLPLGLEGNSSDGVNRVGPTMEIESTIEMAGRVRVLNLFSHHVEAKAECRVAIAVADGTVIDLKSEFHPTKIEELKMEEYLVKMKNLGDKLKLAGPVKHEYSILDKVPVPGTHTVLVWYNVPIFYIRTNRYGRLF
- the LOC127120822 gene encoding uncharacterized protein LOC127120822 isoform X4; the encoded protein is MTKPERPPSSRTNLASCVVATIFLVFVFIIIFTLYFTLFKPQDPKISVTAVQLPSFSLTNNGTSANLTFSQYASVRNPNRGTFSHYDSSFQLLCYGRQIGFMFVPAGKINARRTEYMAATFTVQSLPLGLEGNSSDGVNRVGPTMEIESTIEMAGRVRVLNLFSHHVEAKAECRVAIAVADGTVIEELKMEEYLVKMKNLGDKLKLAGAPMSNFDLTIQTLKDLDLDYNSVVVKLSDQINLSTGPVKHEYSILDKVPVPGTHTVLVWYNVPIFYIRTNRYGRLF
- the LOC127120822 gene encoding uncharacterized protein LOC127120822 isoform X2 — protein: MTKPERPPSSRTNLASCVVATIFLVFVFIIIFTLYFTLFKPQDPKISVTAVQLPSFSLTNNGTSANLTFSQYASVRNPNRGTFSHYDSSFQLLCYGRQIGFMFVPAGKINARRTEYMAATFTVQSLPLGLEGNSSDGVNRVGPTMEIESTIEMAGRVRVLNLFSHHVEAKAECRVAIAVADGTVIDLKSEFHPTKIEELKMEEYLVKMKNLGDKLKLAGAPMSNFDLTIQTLKDLDLDYNSVVVKLSDQINLSTGPVKHEYSILDKVPVPGTHTVLVWYNVPIFYIRYGRLF
- the LOC127120822 gene encoding uncharacterized protein LOC127120822 isoform X1, whose amino-acid sequence is MTKPERPPSSRTNLASCVVATIFLVFVFIIIFTLYFTLFKPQDPKISVTAVQLPSFSLTNNGTSANLTFSQYASVRNPNRGTFSHYDSSFQLLCYGRQIGFMFVPAGKINARRTEYMAATFTVQSLPLGLEGNSSDGVNRVGPTMEIESTIEMAGRVRVLNLFSHHVEAKAECRVAIAVADGTVIDLKSEFHPTKIEELKMEEYLVKMKNLGDKLKLAGAPMSNFDLTIQTLKDLDLDYNSVVVKLSDQINLSTGPVKHEYSILDKVPVPGTHTVLVWYNVPIFYIRTNRYGRLF
- the LOC127120822 gene encoding uncharacterized protein LOC127120822 isoform X3, whose protein sequence is MTKPERPPSSRTNLASCVVATIFLVFVFIIIFTLYFTLFKPQDPKISVTAVQLPSFSLTNNGTSANLTFSQYASVRNPNRGTFSHYDSSFQLLCYGRQIGFMFVPAGKINARRTEYMAATFTVQSLPLGLEGNSSDGVNRVGPTMEIESTIEMAGRVRVLNLFSHHVEAKAECRVAIAVADGTVIDLKSEFHPTKIEELKMEEYLVKMKNLGDKLKLAGAPMSNFDLTIQTLKDLDLDYNSVVVKLSDQINLSTGPVKHEYSILDKVPVPGTHTVLVWYNVPIFYIRVS
- the LOC127120822 gene encoding uncharacterized protein LOC127120822 isoform X7, yielding MTKPERPPSSRTNLASCVVATIFLVFVFIIIFTLYFTLFKPQDPKISVTAVQLPSFSLTNNGTSANLTFSQYASVRNPNRGTFSHYDSSFQLLCYGRQIGFMFVPAGKINARRTEYMAATFTVQSLPLGLEGNSSDGVNRVGPTMEIESTIEMAGRVRVLNLFSHHVEAKAECRVAIAVADGTVIDMEGSSRRDLKKIYIKCQMPSPNQIKTYVPTCLSKRVGTRSLGTLTIKS
- the LOC127120822 gene encoding uncharacterized protein LOC127120822 isoform X6, whose protein sequence is MTKPERPPSSRTNLASCVVATIFLVFVFIIIFTLYFTLFKPQDPKISVTAVQLPSFSLTNNGTSANLTFSQYASVRNPNRGTFSHYDSSFQLLCYGRQIGFMFVPAGKINARRTEYMAATFTVQSLPLGLEGNSSDGVNRVGPTMEIESTIEMAGRVRVLNLFSHHVEAKAECRVAIAVADGTVIGQTDMEGSSRRDLKKIYIKCQMPSPNQIKTYVPTCLSKRVGTRSLGTLTIKS